A region of Geobacillus sp. 46C-IIa DNA encodes the following proteins:
- a CDS encoding DegT/DnrJ/EryC1/StrS aminotransferase family protein → MNVPMLDLSEQYEQLKPKIMRVLDEVMRSSRFILGDYVKKIEAEIAAYSRAKHGIGCGNGSDAIHIALQAAGVGPGDEVITTSFTFFATAGAIARLGAKPVFVDIDPVTFNIDPAQIEAAVTEKTKAVIPVHLYGQMTDMEAIAAIAKRHGLVVIEDAAQAIGAKYNGKCVGELGTAATYSFFPTKNLGAYGDGGMIITNDDELAEKCRVIRVHGSKPKYYHHVLGYNSRLDEMQAAILSVKFPHLDRWTEQRRKHAATYTRLLQEAVGDLVVTPKEVEGRYHVFHQYTIRVPKRDELQVFLREQGIATMVYYPLPLHLQPVFASLGYKEGQLPEAEKAAKEALSLPMFPELKEEQQQYVVEKIAEFYRHFV, encoded by the coding sequence ATGAACGTGCCAATGTTGGATTTAAGCGAACAGTATGAACAATTGAAGCCGAAGATCATGCGTGTATTGGACGAGGTGATGCGTTCTTCCCGCTTTATTTTAGGCGACTATGTAAAGAAAATAGAAGCGGAAATTGCCGCTTATAGCCGGGCGAAACACGGAATCGGCTGCGGCAACGGAAGCGATGCCATACATATTGCTTTGCAAGCGGCCGGCGTCGGGCCAGGGGATGAAGTCATTACCACATCCTTTACGTTTTTTGCGACAGCTGGAGCCATCGCGCGGCTTGGCGCCAAACCAGTGTTTGTCGATATCGATCCGGTGACGTTCAACATCGATCCTGCGCAAATTGAAGCTGCAGTAACAGAGAAAACGAAAGCCGTCATCCCGGTGCATTTATACGGGCAAATGACGGATATGGAGGCGATCGCTGCGATTGCCAAGCGGCATGGATTAGTTGTCATCGAGGACGCCGCCCAGGCCATCGGCGCGAAATACAATGGGAAATGCGTTGGCGAGCTGGGGACGGCAGCGACGTACAGCTTCTTCCCGACGAAAAACTTGGGCGCCTATGGAGATGGCGGCATGATCATTACAAACGATGATGAATTGGCGGAAAAATGCAGGGTGATCCGCGTTCATGGCAGCAAGCCGAAATATTACCATCATGTGCTTGGCTACAACAGCCGTCTCGATGAGATGCAAGCAGCGATTTTAAGCGTCAAATTCCCGCATCTGGATCGTTGGACGGAACAGCGTCGCAAGCATGCGGCGACGTATACGCGCCTGCTGCAGGAGGCGGTCGGCGACCTTGTCGTGACGCCGAAAGAGGTCGAGGGGCGCTATCATGTGTTCCATCAATACACGATTCGCGTGCCGAAGCGCGACGAGCTGCAAGTGTTTTTGAGAGAACAGGGGATCGCGACGATGGTGTACTATCCGTTGCCGTTGCATTTGCAGCCGGTGTTTGCTTCGCTCGGGTATAAGGAAGGGCAGTTGCCGGAGGCGGAAAAGGCAGCAAAAGAAGCGCTGTCGCTACCGATGTTCCCAGAACTGAAAGAGGAGCAGCAACAATACGTCGTGGAGAAAATCGCCGAATTTTACCGTCATTTCGTTTGA
- the wecB gene encoding non-hydrolyzing UDP-N-acetylglucosamine 2-epimerase — MKIVTVLGARPQFIKAAPVSRVLRKECEEVLVHTGQHYDPNMSAIFFEELNIPTPDYYLGVGSGSHGKQTGEMLIKIEEIVLKEKPDYVLVYGDTNSTLAGALVAAKLHIPVIHVEAGLRSFNKQMPEEINRIMTDHVSELLFCPTETAVENLRKENITRNVWNVGDVMYDAILYNKELAQRQSTILADLSLAEQSYYLITIHRAENTDDPDKLKAILAAFADIDGTKVWPIHPRTRHKLEEYGLDVSTIPGLRLIDPVGYLDMLRLESGAKKIITDSGGVQKEAYFLRVPCVTVREQTEWVETLEGGANILTGTDREKIVAAVHKEVAPVYADVFGDGHAAEKIVAAIGQR, encoded by the coding sequence GTGAAAATTGTTACGGTATTAGGAGCAAGACCACAATTTATTAAAGCAGCTCCTGTTTCACGTGTGTTGCGAAAAGAATGCGAGGAAGTGTTGGTCCATACTGGACAGCACTATGATCCGAATATGTCGGCCATTTTTTTTGAGGAGTTGAACATTCCGACACCTGACTACTATCTTGGGGTAGGCTCAGGCAGTCATGGAAAGCAAACCGGAGAAATGCTCATCAAAATTGAGGAAATCGTTCTGAAGGAAAAACCGGATTATGTGCTCGTCTATGGCGATACCAACTCGACGCTCGCGGGCGCTCTTGTCGCGGCGAAGCTCCATATTCCCGTCATCCATGTCGAAGCCGGACTGCGCAGCTTCAACAAGCAGATGCCGGAAGAAATCAACCGCATTATGACCGATCATGTCTCCGAGCTCTTATTTTGTCCAACGGAGACAGCCGTAGAAAATTTACGCAAAGAAAACATTACGCGAAACGTCTGGAATGTCGGCGACGTCATGTATGACGCCATTTTGTACAACAAGGAGCTCGCACAGCGCCAATCGACGATTTTGGCTGATTTGTCGCTGGCGGAACAATCCTACTACTTGATCACCATTCACCGAGCGGAAAATACCGATGACCCCGACAAATTGAAAGCCATTTTGGCTGCCTTTGCGGACATCGACGGCACGAAAGTGTGGCCGATTCATCCGCGGACGCGGCATAAGCTGGAAGAATACGGGTTGGACGTCTCAACGATCCCCGGGCTTCGGCTGATCGATCCGGTCGGTTATTTGGACATGCTGAGGCTGGAGAGCGGCGCGAAAAAAATCATCACCGATTCAGGCGGCGTGCAAAAGGAAGCCTATTTCCTGCGCGTGCCTTGCGTAACGGTGCGCGAACAAACCGAATGGGTGGAAACGCTCGAAGGGGGAGCGAACATCTTAACCGGCACGGACCGCGAGAAAATCGTCGCGGCGGTTCACAAGGAAGTCGCCCCCGTTTATGCGGACGTCTTTGGCGATGGGCACGCGGCGGAGAAAATCGTGGCGGCGATCGGGCAGCGATAA
- a CDS encoding flippase, translating into MQNGFVKNSLLNFNRNIITILLGFASAIIVARALGPEKQGIYALIVLLPNMLFTFLNIGISSASVYYIGKEKYSLETIVSTNVFLVLMISVVSIIVGVLGISLFKGIFFKDVPTIYLFLILSSLPFLFANSFLQAIFQGLQAFGIFNLVSISGSIVNLIFLVVGVLFLKLGVIGAIAAFLASVITPLLLIIFFLKKRHIPIDARYVSTEFIKDSLIYGYKAHLSNILAFLNYRIDILIISYFLSPIAVGVYNVAVSIAEKLWIVSQPVSSVLFPRISSAKDDTERNGLTAKVARNVLFLSIIVGIGLFFVSDLLISIMFGEKYQEAANLIKILLLGITLFSAERILSNDLAGRGKPELNLYTSLFTVVINIILNLLFIPKWGFYGAAIATSVAYSLTFVLKVWLFCRTTGANVLSLLLITGTDIELYKTFSSKLIRWGKN; encoded by the coding sequence ATGCAGAATGGGTTTGTCAAGAATAGTTTATTGAATTTTAACAGGAATATAATAACGATTTTATTGGGATTTGCATCAGCGATTATTGTCGCTAGGGCTTTGGGGCCAGAAAAACAGGGCATTTACGCTCTTATTGTTTTATTGCCGAACATGTTGTTCACATTTCTAAATATAGGGATTAGTTCCGCCAGTGTTTATTATATTGGGAAAGAGAAATATTCGTTGGAGACTATCGTCTCCACAAATGTTTTTCTAGTGCTAATGATTAGTGTGGTTTCGATAATCGTAGGTGTATTAGGTATAAGTTTATTTAAAGGTATCTTTTTTAAGGATGTTCCCACTATTTATCTGTTTTTGATTTTAAGTTCTCTCCCATTTTTATTTGCTAATTCGTTTTTGCAAGCGATTTTTCAAGGATTACAGGCGTTCGGAATATTTAATTTGGTTTCAATTTCCGGGAGTATAGTGAATTTAATTTTCTTGGTAGTTGGAGTGCTTTTTTTAAAACTTGGTGTAATAGGAGCAATAGCTGCTTTTTTAGCAAGTGTTATCACTCCTTTATTACTAATAATTTTCTTTTTGAAAAAAAGACATATTCCCATTGATGCAAGATATGTGTCTACGGAATTTATAAAAGACTCCTTAATATACGGATACAAAGCTCACTTGAGTAATATTTTGGCTTTTCTGAATTATAGGATTGACATACTAATTATTTCCTATTTCCTATCCCCTATAGCAGTGGGGGTGTATAATGTCGCTGTAAGCATAGCTGAAAAACTGTGGATAGTATCTCAGCCGGTTTCTTCTGTGCTATTTCCTAGAATTTCTTCAGCTAAAGATGATACAGAGAGAAATGGTCTTACTGCAAAAGTGGCAAGAAATGTGCTGTTCTTGTCTATCATTGTGGGCATAGGTTTATTTTTTGTTTCTGATCTATTGATCAGTATCATGTTCGGAGAAAAATATCAAGAAGCTGCAAATCTTATCAAGATTTTGTTGCTGGGAATCACTTTGTTTTCGGCCGAACGAATTTTATCGAATGACTTAGCAGGAAGAGGAAAGCCAGAATTAAATTTATATACTTCTTTGTTTACGGTTGTGATAAATATTATTCTGAATCTCCTTTTTATTCCAAAATGGGGCTTTTACGGTGCAGCAATCGCGACATCTGTAGCATATTCTCTTACATTTGTCTTAAAAGTTTGGCTTTTTTGCCGTACAACTGGGGCAAATGTGCTTTCCTTGCTGTTGATCACCGGAACGGATATAGAACTGTATAAGACATTTTCGAGCAAACTGATAAGGTGGGGAAAAAATTGA
- a CDS encoding O-antigen ligase has translation MMRRSYAIMVMIAIAFLSLFDFLFVRIQMGPLTITALRVILLGLFLTLLVKQIRAKKMLISNSTYINCVLLFFIIWILYGVLQLTWATDKISAVKQVYYLCLFFTLVYVMLVTIDSMDIFVRLNQFIYGIGVWLIIFGIIELNFGIHFPTSRIVIEPEIYHNVKRATAVFYNENDFSFYLVLISPMFLLNTFYKKGLCSKLLNILFFVMICYIVMANDSKFCMIALVVQIGALLFRRDIIKKAKYPFILLGGGCTLLITFQWSYLQSAYELIKYQLSIGSGSTAIRKELLFKGLELLKNSYFLGVGPGNFEENIHKITSGRGIDGIFNAHNWWMELLANYGLIVFCHM, from the coding sequence ATGATGAGACGATCTTATGCAATAATGGTAATGATAGCAATAGCGTTTTTGTCATTATTTGACTTTTTATTCGTACGCATTCAAATGGGGCCTCTTACTATTACTGCACTAAGGGTAATATTATTGGGGTTGTTTTTGACTTTGTTGGTAAAACAAATAAGAGCGAAAAAAATGCTTATCAGCAACTCTACCTATATCAATTGTGTTTTGCTTTTCTTTATTATTTGGATTTTATACGGAGTGTTACAACTTACTTGGGCTACGGATAAAATTTCTGCTGTGAAGCAGGTCTATTACCTTTGTTTGTTTTTTACTTTAGTATATGTAATGTTAGTGACTATAGATTCAATGGATATATTTGTACGTTTGAACCAATTTATCTATGGTATAGGGGTATGGTTGATTATATTTGGAATAATTGAATTAAATTTTGGGATTCATTTTCCAACTTCTAGGATTGTTATAGAGCCTGAGATATATCACAATGTCAAGAGGGCAACTGCTGTCTTTTATAATGAAAATGATTTCTCATTTTACTTAGTTCTCATCTCCCCTATGTTTTTGTTAAATACGTTTTATAAAAAGGGACTCTGCAGCAAGTTGTTAAACATTTTGTTTTTTGTAATGATTTGTTATATTGTAATGGCCAATGATTCAAAGTTTTGTATGATAGCTTTGGTCGTTCAAATAGGAGCTTTGTTATTTAGAAGAGACATTATAAAAAAAGCAAAATATCCTTTTATTTTATTAGGAGGAGGTTGTACCCTTCTTATTACATTTCAATGGTCATACTTACAGAGCGCATATGAGTTGATCAAATACCAGTTGTCTATTGGCTCAGGATCAACAGCAATTAGAAAAGAATTATTGTTCAAAGGGCTGGAACTTCTGAAAAATTCGTATTTTCTGGGAGTTGGTCCTGGCAATTTTGAAGAGAATATTCATAAGATTACGTCCGGCCGAGGAATAGACGGGATTTTTAATGCCCATAATTGGTGGATGGAACTTTTGGCGAATTATGGGTTAATTGTTTTTTGTCATATGTAA
- a CDS encoding nucleotide sugar dehydrogenase, which yields MNCAERLLQKFEKRDAVIGVVGLGYVGLPLAVEKAKAGFHVIGFDIQQKRVDQVNNGINYIGDVVDEDLHEMVKQGRLVATTDYARITEVDAVAIAVPTPLDEHHQPDTSYVEKSAKEIAKYAHEGMLVVLESTTYPGTTEEIVKPVLEKKGLVVGETVFVAYSPERVDPGNKQFKTKNTPKVVGGVTKTCTKVAAAMYRAVLEGDVHEVSSPAVAEMEKIFENTFRHINIALANEMAILCERMGIDVWEVIDAAKTKPYGFMAFYPGPGLGGHCIPIDPFYLTWKAREYNYHTRLIELAGEINNAMPEYVVNRAMLILNEEGKALRGSKVTVLGVAYKKDIDDVRESPVLKIVELLEQYGAEFAVVDPYVPSFRACNRVVETVELTPELLEQSDLVLITTDHSNIDYEMVARHSRVVFDTRNAMKDVSKPAKYVKL from the coding sequence ATGAACTGCGCGGAACGGCTGTTGCAAAAGTTTGAGAAACGCGACGCGGTGATCGGGGTGGTTGGGCTTGGCTACGTCGGGTTGCCGCTAGCAGTCGAAAAAGCAAAAGCAGGGTTTCATGTCATCGGCTTTGACATCCAACAAAAGCGCGTCGATCAAGTGAACAATGGGATCAACTACATCGGCGATGTCGTCGATGAAGATTTACATGAGATGGTCAAGCAGGGGCGACTCGTGGCCACAACGGATTATGCCCGGATTACCGAAGTCGATGCGGTGGCGATCGCGGTGCCGACCCCGCTTGATGAGCATCATCAGCCGGATACGTCATACGTCGAAAAATCAGCGAAGGAAATTGCTAAATATGCTCATGAGGGGATGCTCGTCGTTTTGGAATCGACCACCTATCCGGGCACGACGGAAGAAATTGTGAAGCCGGTGCTGGAGAAAAAAGGGCTTGTCGTCGGGGAAACGGTGTTCGTCGCCTATTCGCCGGAGCGGGTAGACCCGGGCAACAAGCAGTTTAAGACGAAAAATACGCCGAAAGTCGTCGGCGGCGTGACAAAGACGTGCACGAAAGTGGCGGCGGCAATGTATCGAGCCGTGCTTGAAGGCGATGTCCATGAAGTGTCGAGTCCAGCGGTGGCGGAAATGGAGAAAATTTTTGAAAACACGTTCCGCCATATCAACATTGCGTTAGCGAACGAAATGGCCATTTTGTGCGAACGGATGGGCATTGATGTTTGGGAAGTCATCGATGCAGCGAAAACGAAGCCATATGGATTTATGGCGTTTTATCCGGGCCCGGGGCTTGGCGGTCACTGCATTCCTATCGACCCGTTTTATTTGACATGGAAAGCTCGCGAATACAACTACCATACGCGCTTGATCGAGCTGGCTGGTGAAATCAACAACGCCATGCCGGAATATGTCGTCAACCGCGCGATGCTCATTTTGAACGAAGAAGGGAAGGCGCTGCGCGGTTCAAAAGTGACGGTGCTCGGCGTCGCCTACAAAAAAGACATTGATGATGTGCGCGAATCGCCAGTGTTGAAAATCGTCGAGCTGCTCGAGCAATACGGAGCGGAGTTTGCGGTCGTCGACCCGTATGTTCCGTCGTTCCGGGCGTGCAACCGGGTGGTGGAGACGGTCGAGCTGACGCCGGAATTGCTAGAGCAGTCGGATCTTGTCTTGATTACCACCGACCATTCCAACATCGACTATGAAATGGTCGCTCGTCACAGCCGCGTCGTGTTTGACACACGCAACGCCATGAAAGATGTGTCGAAACCAGCCAAATACGTCAAATTGTAA
- a CDS encoding Wzz/FepE/Etk N-terminal domain-containing protein — MRKEIDLVELVRVIFNYKWVIIGVTAIVVFVTALASFVWINPVYSVRATVSVNNGLASGKPLQETDVYFSEMLTPTVYMEYIKSPQVIEEAIQKVDFNIIISPKFNRI, encoded by the coding sequence ATGCGTAAGGAAATTGATTTGGTGGAATTAGTACGCGTTATTTTCAACTATAAATGGGTAATTATAGGTGTTACGGCCATTGTGGTTTTTGTCACGGCGCTAGCAAGTTTTGTTTGGATAAATCCTGTTTATTCAGTTAGAGCTACTGTTTCTGTAAATAACGGATTAGCATCAGGAAAACCGTTACAAGAAACGGACGTTTATTTCAGTGAAATGCTGACACCAACCGTTTATATGGAATATATAAAATCTCCTCAGGTTATTGAGGAAGCCATACAAAAAGTGGACTTCAACATTATAATATCTCCCAAGTTCAATCGAATTTAA
- a CDS encoding glycosyltransferase family 4 protein produces the protein MRIIYLCQHFPPETGAPQIRVYEVSKELIKRGHQVEVLTAFPHHPHGVIPEPYRGLFYLFEQWDGIPVHRTWIYPSPKGSFWKRLASYFSFTFSSFYSLLVKAKPTDVIICNSPPLFLGITGYVGAKLKRAKFVFNVADIWPESAVELGILKNRLFIRMARWLELFLYRKAWKIAAATEGIRDYMIEQGKAPEDVFLLPNGVNTDVFRPLPKNKELLAELGLEGKVVFTYAGTMGYAQGLDSVLRAAAIVKVKDERAHFLFVGDGQEREKLMALKEELGLDNVTFYGSVPVEKMPEIFSITDYSIVSLRNIDLFKGARPSKIFPAIATGTPVLYCGEGESAEILETYHCGKIAPPENPKQIAAAVLELLCLPSEKYEKMVENGRKLAVEQYSWKRIVDDLLSKLGEQ, from the coding sequence ATGAGAATCATTTACCTATGCCAACACTTCCCACCGGAAACGGGCGCACCGCAAATTCGTGTGTATGAGGTGAGCAAAGAGCTGATCAAACGGGGGCATCAAGTGGAAGTGCTCACGGCATTCCCGCATCATCCGCACGGCGTCATCCCGGAGCCATACCGCGGCCTGTTTTATTTGTTTGAACAATGGGACGGCATTCCCGTTCATCGGACATGGATTTATCCGTCGCCAAAGGGGAGCTTTTGGAAACGACTCGCTTCGTATTTTTCATTTACGTTCAGCTCGTTTTATTCATTGCTGGTGAAAGCGAAGCCGACGGATGTGATCATTTGCAATTCCCCGCCGTTGTTTTTAGGGATCACCGGGTACGTGGGCGCAAAGTTGAAACGGGCGAAGTTTGTTTTCAACGTCGCTGACATTTGGCCGGAATCGGCCGTTGAGCTCGGCATTTTGAAAAATCGGCTTTTTATTCGAATGGCGAGATGGCTCGAGCTGTTTTTATACCGGAAGGCTTGGAAAATCGCCGCCGCGACAGAAGGCATTCGCGATTATATGATTGAACAAGGGAAGGCGCCCGAGGATGTCTTTTTATTGCCGAACGGCGTCAACACGGATGTGTTTCGCCCGCTGCCGAAAAACAAAGAGTTGCTTGCGGAATTAGGGCTCGAAGGAAAAGTGGTGTTTACGTACGCCGGAACGATGGGATACGCCCAAGGGCTCGATTCGGTGTTGCGGGCGGCGGCCATCGTCAAAGTTAAAGATGAACGGGCGCATTTCCTGTTTGTCGGCGATGGCCAAGAGCGAGAAAAGTTGATGGCGTTAAAAGAAGAGCTTGGCCTTGACAACGTGACGTTTTACGGATCGGTTCCGGTTGAGAAGATGCCAGAGATTTTCTCCATCACCGATTACAGCATCGTTTCGTTGCGCAATATCGATTTGTTTAAAGGCGCAAGGCCGTCGAAAATTTTCCCGGCGATCGCCACCGGAACCCCGGTGCTGTATTGCGGCGAAGGGGAGAGCGCAGAGATTTTAGAAACATACCATTGCGGAAAAATCGCTCCTCCAGAAAATCCTAAACAGATCGCTGCAGCGGTTCTCGAGTTGCTTTGCCTTCCGAGCGAGAAATACGAAAAGATGGTGGAAAATGGGCGCAAGTTGGCGGTGGAGCAATATTCTTGGAAGCGAATTGTTGATGATTTGCTCAGTAAATTAGGAGAGCAGTGA
- a CDS encoding Gfo/Idh/MocA family protein, with protein sequence MIRFAIVGMGHIAKKHIDAIEKADGAELAAVCDTNSERLRDVSDVPVYTDMETMLKENEHIDVVNICVPSGLHAPLVKLAARYRRHIIVEKPMALRTSDAEEMIRAAKEYDVKLAVVHPNRFRPAIRKLKEAMEHGMFGKLSHANATVRWNRNQAYYDQAAWRGTKAFDGGVLMNQAIHNLDLLLWLMGPVKAVQAMAATRLRKIETEDVAAAVVEFESGALGVIEAATTIYPQNLEESIAIFGETASVKIGGRTANFIETWEAEGVSEEERAKLIDEINADPFGKPGHQWIIEDMVQAIRENREPIVNGWDGLAPVRLIEAILRSAETGTRVQLSE encoded by the coding sequence ATGATCCGTTTTGCCATTGTCGGGATGGGGCATATCGCGAAAAAACATATCGATGCCATTGAAAAGGCGGACGGCGCTGAGCTGGCGGCCGTGTGCGACACGAACTCGGAACGGCTGCGCGACGTGTCGGATGTTCCTGTTTACACTGACATGGAGACGATGCTAAAGGAGAACGAACATATTGATGTCGTCAACATTTGTGTTCCGTCGGGATTGCATGCACCGCTCGTCAAGCTCGCGGCCCGCTATCGCCGTCATATCATTGTGGAAAAGCCGATGGCGCTCCGCACGAGCGACGCTGAAGAGATGATCCGGGCGGCGAAAGAATACGACGTGAAGCTCGCGGTCGTTCATCCGAACCGCTTCCGTCCGGCCATTCGGAAACTGAAAGAGGCGATGGAGCACGGGATGTTCGGAAAACTGAGCCACGCGAACGCCACGGTGCGTTGGAATCGAAATCAAGCCTATTACGATCAGGCGGCGTGGCGAGGGACGAAAGCGTTCGATGGCGGCGTCTTGATGAACCAAGCGATTCACAATTTGGATTTGCTGCTTTGGTTGATGGGGCCGGTCAAGGCGGTGCAAGCGATGGCGGCGACCCGTCTGCGCAAGATTGAGACGGAAGACGTCGCGGCGGCGGTCGTGGAGTTTGAAAGCGGAGCGCTTGGCGTCATCGAGGCAGCGACGACGATTTACCCGCAAAACTTAGAGGAATCGATCGCTATTTTCGGCGAAACGGCATCAGTGAAAATCGGCGGCCGGACGGCGAACTTTATCGAAACGTGGGAAGCGGAAGGTGTCAGTGAGGAAGAGAGAGCAAAGCTCATCGATGAGATCAACGCCGACCCGTTTGGCAAGCCGGGGCACCAATGGATCATTGAAGATATGGTGCAAGCGATTCGCGAAAACCGCGAGCCAATCGTCAATGGTTGGGACGGACTGGCTCCTGTTCGGCTGATCGAAGCCATTTTGCGTTCGGCGGAAACCGGGACAAGAGTGCAATTATCTGAGTAA
- a CDS encoding glycosyltransferase: MRVLIVPSWYPTKEKPNAGIFFKEQALALQEKGIEIIIAYPEIHSLKEWAKYKSQRGFYHKIEDGLDTYRIKEFNFLPKIPVGSGIVYYFKLKKIFTKLVKEGNKPDIIHAHSVLWGGWASSKISKQWNVPLIITEHSTAFLRGLIKKYQIPLIKEAFDQAKKIIVVGPGLQKELKKYTEGQKIELIPNIVDTSRFKQNAFIEKPNKFRFFSLAFLTYKKGFDILLKAFAKAFKGNEEVELVIGGDGEERVNLENLAIDLGIEKQVIFLGELSREQAVTEMQRCDAFVLASRFETFGVVFIEALACGKPIVATKCGGPEIIVNEKNGLLVEVEDIEALSKALINMKLTYNQYKAEEIAFDCYERFGKSKVTEKIIEQYHKIIESVK, encoded by the coding sequence TTGAGAGTATTAATTGTTCCCTCTTGGTACCCAACCAAAGAGAAGCCCAATGCAGGGATCTTTTTTAAAGAACAAGCTCTTGCCTTGCAGGAAAAAGGAATAGAGATCATTATTGCATATCCAGAAATTCATAGCCTTAAGGAGTGGGCAAAGTATAAGTCGCAACGAGGCTTTTATCATAAGATAGAGGACGGTCTTGACACATATAGGATTAAAGAATTTAATTTTTTACCTAAAATACCGGTTGGATCAGGTATTGTGTACTATTTTAAGTTAAAAAAGATATTCACTAAATTGGTTAAGGAAGGAAATAAACCGGATATCATTCACGCTCACTCTGTTCTCTGGGGTGGGTGGGCTAGTTCAAAAATTTCTAAACAATGGAATGTCCCGCTGATTATTACTGAGCACTCCACTGCTTTTTTAAGGGGATTGATTAAGAAGTATCAAATTCCTCTTATTAAAGAAGCCTTTGATCAAGCGAAAAAGATAATTGTTGTTGGTCCTGGTTTACAAAAGGAGCTAAAGAAATATACAGAAGGACAAAAAATAGAGCTTATTCCTAATATTGTTGATACATCACGTTTTAAGCAGAATGCGTTCATTGAAAAACCAAATAAATTTAGATTTTTTAGTTTAGCTTTTTTAACATATAAAAAAGGCTTTGATATTTTATTAAAGGCTTTTGCAAAAGCTTTTAAAGGAAACGAGGAAGTAGAGCTAGTTATAGGGGGAGATGGAGAGGAAAGGGTTAATTTGGAAAATCTAGCAATAGATCTTGGTATTGAAAAACAAGTCATTTTTTTAGGCGAGCTGTCAAGGGAACAAGCAGTGACAGAGATGCAAAGATGTGATGCATTTGTGTTAGCAAGCCGTTTTGAAACATTTGGGGTTGTATTCATTGAAGCTTTAGCATGTGGTAAGCCGATTGTTGCAACGAAATGTGGTGGGCCAGAGATCATTGTTAATGAGAAAAACGGGTTATTAGTGGAAGTTGAGGATATTGAGGCTCTGAGCAAAGCTTTAATTAATATGAAGTTAACTTACAACCAGTATAAGGCGGAAGAAATTGCTTTTGATTGTTATGAAAGGTTTGGAAAAAGTAAAGTTACCGAAAAAATAATCGAGCAATATCACAAGATAATAGAGAGTGTGAAGTAA
- a CDS encoding N-acetyltransferase — translation MHIVDPSVVCGECVEIGHFTVIEANVKIGNDVKIGHRVTIHEGTVIGDGVTIADGAVLGKPPKPAKTSTVKLSGELPPLVISDHCTIGVNAVIYRGATIGAYTLIADLASVRENVHIGQYVIVGRGVCVENHVQIGDRTKIQSNSYITAYTTLEDHVFIAPCVTTTNDNYMGRTEERFVKIKGATIKRGARVGGGAILLPGVTVAEETFVAAGALVTKDTEPKTVVKGFPARFSKMVDERELL, via the coding sequence ATGCATATTGTCGATCCCTCTGTTGTTTGCGGTGAATGTGTCGAAATCGGCCATTTCACTGTCATCGAGGCGAATGTAAAAATCGGGAATGACGTTAAAATCGGCCATCGCGTCACGATTCACGAAGGAACGGTCATTGGGGACGGCGTGACGATCGCCGACGGAGCGGTGCTCGGCAAACCGCCGAAGCCGGCGAAAACGAGCACCGTCAAGCTGTCGGGTGAGCTGCCGCCGCTTGTCATTAGCGACCATTGCACGATCGGCGTCAATGCTGTCATCTATCGGGGAGCGACGATCGGCGCCTACACATTAATCGCTGATTTGGCGAGCGTGCGCGAAAACGTGCACATCGGCCAATATGTGATCGTCGGGCGCGGGGTGTGCGTCGAAAACCACGTCCAAATCGGCGATCGGACGAAAATCCAGTCGAACTCCTACATCACGGCTTACACGACGCTCGAAGATCATGTGTTCATCGCCCCGTGCGTCACGACGACCAACGACAACTACATGGGGCGGACGGAGGAGCGATTTGTGAAAATCAAAGGGGCGACCATCAAGCGCGGCGCGCGTGTTGGGGGAGGAGCGATTTTGCTGCCAGGTGTGACGGTGGCGGAAGAAACGTTCGTCGCTGCCGGAGCGCTCGTTACGAAAGATACGGAACCGAAAACCGTCGTCAAAGGATTCCCGGCGCGTTTCAGCAAAATGGTGGACGAGCGGGAGTTGTTGTAA